A window from Aquabacterium sp. NJ1 encodes these proteins:
- the dksA gene encoding RNA polymerase-binding protein DksA: MTKTSASASKSAVPASAKTAKASPSAAKTPAKPAAKKTSADTKASAEVKPVKTPTQAEAKPAEAAVSAKSVATGRPSSKISTPDNMPTPATKVDTKLANAWKTKAGKDLSEAELLAMPDAEYMSDKQLDFFRARLEEQKDDLLSNAGETTEHLREDTSIVPDPADRATIEEEHALELRTRDRERKLLKKISQALARIESGEYGFCDETGEPIGLGRLLARPTATLSLEAQQRRELKQKMFGD, from the coding sequence GTGACGAAAACATCCGCCTCTGCGAGCAAATCGGCAGTCCCCGCCTCGGCGAAAACCGCCAAGGCGAGCCCGTCCGCCGCCAAAACGCCAGCCAAGCCCGCCGCCAAGAAGACCAGCGCGGACACCAAGGCATCTGCCGAGGTCAAACCCGTCAAAACCCCTACTCAAGCTGAGGCAAAGCCTGCCGAAGCTGCCGTATCAGCCAAATCCGTGGCGACCGGACGACCGTCGTCCAAAATCAGTACCCCAGACAACATGCCCACCCCTGCCACCAAGGTTGACACCAAACTCGCCAACGCCTGGAAAACCAAAGCCGGCAAAGACTTGTCCGAAGCCGAACTGCTGGCCATGCCTGACGCCGAATACATGAGCGACAAGCAGCTGGACTTCTTCCGCGCCCGCCTGGAAGAGCAGAAGGATGACCTGCTGTCCAACGCCGGCGAAACCACCGAGCACCTGCGCGAAGACACCTCCATCGTGCCCGACCCGGCAGACCGCGCCACCATCGAAGAAGAACACGCCCTGGAACTGCGCACCCGCGACCGCGAGCGCAAACTGCTCAAGAAGATCTCGCAAGCGCTGGCCCGCATTGAATCGGGTGAATACGGCTTCTGCGACGAAACGGGTGAGCCCATCGGCCTGGGTCGCCTGCTGGCCCGCCCGACCGCCACGCTGTCGCTCGAAGCTCAGCAGCGCCGTGAACTCAAGCAAAAAATGTTCGGCGACTGA
- the hslV gene encoding ATP-dependent protease subunit HslV, producing the protein MDSYHGTTIVSVRRQTPNGWQVAMGGDGQVTLGHIVVKASARKVRTLYRDQVLAGFAGATADAFTLFERFEAKLEKHQGNLTRAAVELTRDWRTDRVLRKLEAMLAVADRDTSLIITGNGDVLEPEHGIIAIGSGGAYAQAAARALAANTDLPAADMVKKSLEIAGDLCIYTNQNHTIVSLG; encoded by the coding sequence ATGGACTCCTATCACGGCACCACCATCGTCAGCGTCCGCCGCCAGACACCGAATGGCTGGCAGGTTGCCATGGGCGGCGACGGCCAGGTCACCCTGGGCCACATCGTTGTCAAGGCCTCGGCCCGCAAGGTCCGCACCCTTTACCGCGACCAGGTGCTCGCGGGCTTCGCAGGCGCCACGGCCGACGCCTTCACGCTGTTCGAGCGCTTTGAAGCCAAGCTGGAAAAGCACCAGGGCAACCTGACGCGTGCGGCCGTCGAGCTGACCCGTGACTGGCGCACCGACCGCGTCCTGCGCAAACTCGAAGCCATGCTGGCCGTGGCCGACCGCGACACCTCCCTGATCATCACCGGCAACGGCGACGTGCTGGAGCCCGAGCACGGCATCATCGCCATCGGCTCGGGCGGCGCCTATGCCCAGGCCGCTGCGCGCGCCCTGGCCGCCAACACCGATCTGCCCGCCGCAGACATGGTGAAGAAGTCCCTGGAGATCGCCGGCGACTTGTGCATCTACACCAACCAGAACCACACCATCGTTTCGCTGGGCTGA
- the glyQ gene encoding glycine--tRNA ligase subunit alpha, with translation MLTFQQLILRLQSYWDAQGCTLLQPYDMEVGAGTSHTATFLRALGPEPWKAAYVQPSRRPKDGRYGENPNRLQHYYQYQVVLKPAPSNILELYLGSLEALGFDLKKNDIRFVEDDWENPTLGAWGLGWEVWLNGMEVTQFTYFQQVGGIDCKPITGEITYGLERLAMYLQGVESVYDLVYSPGVKYGDVFHQNEVEQSTYNFEHSNVDFLLDAFTNYETQAKYLMEQQLALPAYEQVLKAAHTFNLLDARGAISVTERAAYIGRIRNLARAVAASYLDSRARLGFPMAPKAWADEVIEQLNNKKAA, from the coding sequence ATGCTGACCTTCCAGCAACTGATCCTGCGTTTGCAAAGCTACTGGGACGCCCAGGGCTGCACGCTGCTGCAACCCTATGACATGGAAGTGGGCGCGGGCACCAGCCATACCGCCACCTTCCTGCGCGCACTGGGCCCGGAGCCCTGGAAGGCCGCTTATGTGCAGCCCAGCCGCCGCCCGAAGGATGGCCGTTATGGCGAGAACCCCAACCGCCTGCAGCACTACTACCAGTACCAGGTTGTGCTCAAGCCCGCACCCAGCAACATCCTGGAGTTGTACCTGGGTTCGCTGGAGGCCCTGGGTTTCGATCTGAAGAAGAACGACATCCGCTTTGTGGAAGACGACTGGGAGAACCCCACGCTGGGCGCCTGGGGCCTGGGCTGGGAAGTCTGGCTCAACGGCATGGAGGTGACGCAGTTCACCTACTTCCAGCAGGTGGGCGGCATTGACTGCAAGCCCATCACCGGTGAGATCACCTATGGCCTGGAACGCCTGGCCATGTACCTGCAAGGCGTGGAGAGCGTGTACGACCTGGTCTACTCGCCCGGCGTCAAATATGGCGACGTGTTCCATCAGAACGAGGTGGAGCAGTCCACCTACAACTTCGAGCACAGCAATGTCGATTTTCTGCTGGACGCGTTCACCAACTATGAGACGCAGGCAAAGTACCTGATGGAGCAGCAACTGGCGCTGCCGGCTTACGAGCAGGTGCTCAAGGCCGCCCACACCTTCAACCTGCTGGATGCCCGTGGCGCCATCTCGGTGACCGAGCGTGCCGCCTACATCGGTCGTATCCGCAATCTGGCCCGCGCTGTGGCGGCCAGCTACCTGGATAGCCGCGCTCGACTGGGCTTCCCCATGGCCCCCAAGGCCTGGGCCGACGAAGTGATCGAACAACTCAATAACAAGAAGGCTGCCTGA
- the hslU gene encoding ATP-dependent protease ATPase subunit HslU translates to MSMTPQDIVNELDRHIVGQRDAKRAVAIALRNRWRRQQVDDKLRSEITPKNILMIGPTGVGKTEIARRLAKLADAPFIKVEATKFTEVGYVGKDVDTIIRDLVETAVKQERAHQIQAQRAKAEDAAEERLLDVLVPPPRSEFGITQTPPADNTARQVMRKRLREGTLDDREIEIELSEAKAPTVEIMSPAGMEDMAEQLRGMFSQLGQNKRKTCKVTVAEARAQLIEEEAVKLLNDEDVKARALERAEQNGIVFIDEIDKVASQAEGQGAEVSRQGVQRDLLPLVEGTTVNTKYGMVKTDHILFIASGAFHLSRPSDLIPELQGRFPIRVELSSLSVDDFEAILTQPTASLIKQYQALLSAEGVTLDFTPEAIRRLAQIAFEVNERTENIGARRLSTVMERLLDELSFNAPAMQGQTHTVDVDEVERRLGELARDEDLSRFIL, encoded by the coding sequence ATGAGCATGACCCCACAAGACATCGTCAACGAACTGGACCGCCACATCGTCGGCCAGCGCGACGCCAAACGTGCCGTGGCCATTGCCTTGCGCAACCGCTGGCGCCGCCAGCAGGTCGACGACAAGCTGCGCAGCGAGATCACGCCCAAGAACATCCTCATGATCGGCCCCACCGGCGTGGGCAAGACCGAGATCGCACGCCGCCTGGCCAAGCTGGCGGACGCACCTTTCATCAAGGTGGAGGCCACCAAGTTCACCGAAGTGGGCTATGTGGGCAAGGACGTCGACACCATCATCCGCGACCTGGTCGAGACCGCCGTCAAGCAGGAGCGCGCGCACCAGATCCAGGCCCAACGTGCCAAGGCCGAAGACGCCGCCGAAGAACGCCTGCTGGACGTGCTGGTGCCGCCCCCGCGCTCGGAGTTCGGCATCACCCAGACACCACCTGCCGACAACACGGCACGCCAGGTCATGCGCAAACGCTTGCGCGAGGGCACGCTGGATGACCGCGAAATCGAGATCGAGTTGTCGGAAGCCAAGGCACCTACGGTCGAGATCATGAGCCCCGCCGGCATGGAAGACATGGCCGAGCAGCTGCGTGGCATGTTCTCCCAACTGGGGCAAAACAAGCGCAAGACCTGCAAGGTCACTGTGGCTGAGGCCCGGGCGCAACTGATCGAAGAGGAAGCCGTCAAGCTGCTCAACGACGAGGACGTCAAGGCCCGTGCACTGGAGCGGGCCGAACAAAATGGCATCGTCTTCATCGACGAGATCGACAAGGTCGCCAGCCAGGCCGAGGGCCAGGGTGCAGAGGTGTCGCGCCAGGGCGTTCAGCGTGATCTGCTGCCGCTGGTCGAGGGCACCACCGTCAACACCAAGTACGGCATGGTCAAGACCGACCACATCCTGTTCATCGCCTCGGGCGCGTTTCACCTGAGCCGGCCCAGCGACCTCATCCCCGAACTTCAAGGGCGTTTCCCCATCCGGGTGGAACTGTCGTCCCTGTCGGTGGACGACTTCGAAGCCATCCTCACGCAGCCCACGGCCAGCCTGATCAAGCAGTATCAGGCCCTGCTGTCCGCAGAAGGCGTGACGCTGGATTTCACGCCAGAGGCCATTCGCCGCCTGGCGCAGATCGCCTTCGAGGTCAACGAGCGCACCGAGAACATCGGCGCACGCCGCCTGTCGACCGTGATGGAGCGCCTGCTGGACGAGCTGTCGTTCAACGCGCCCGCCATGCAGGGGCAGACGCACACCGTGGATGTGGACGAAGTGGAACGCCGCCTGGGTGAGCTGGCCCGCGATGAGGATCTGTCGCGCTTCATCCTGTGA
- the lnt gene encoding apolipoprotein N-acyltransferase, with translation MTQSAPWWRHPALAWAVLGGALHAWSLSPWCQDWGKVAPALIQTLALVVVLSALCRKELTPGKASAVMWLYGTVWLIGATGWMYVSLHRYGELPGWLAASAVVALCAALSLYMALVGWAWARWRRRVWWADALLFAGLWLLAEMARAVILTGFPWGASGYGMLEAPLVRFAPWLGVYGLGCVWALGVALLVMSAWGGVSARVRLGVPAAILLGVLALQFMPTQVFTQAHGRSLSVTLLQGNVPQDEKFLSERQVPMLIWHGQQILSAQGQLVVAPETAIPMLPMQLPPGYWDQIRSGFGPGSHRFALIGVPLGDFERGYTNSVAGLSADALATPEGMYRYNKHHLVPFGEVIPYGFHWFVRMMNMPLGDFSRGPLNAPPFAVLDQRVAPNICYEDLYGEEIAARFKDAASSPTILVNVSNLAWFGERVAISQHLQIARMRSLEFQLPTLRATNTGATVVIDHTGRVTHALPTNTRGVLEASVQGRAGVTPFAWWASRWGLWPMFGLALVLMAGGCAGVRNRTPLPLGGNGPVIH, from the coding sequence ATGACGCAGTCTGCGCCGTGGTGGCGCCATCCTGCCTTGGCCTGGGCTGTGCTGGGTGGGGCGCTTCATGCCTGGTCGCTCTCTCCCTGGTGTCAGGATTGGGGCAAGGTCGCGCCCGCGCTGATTCAGACGCTGGCCCTGGTGGTGGTCCTGTCCGCCTTGTGCCGCAAGGAGCTGACGCCAGGCAAGGCCTCGGCCGTGATGTGGCTGTACGGCACGGTGTGGCTCATCGGTGCGACGGGGTGGATGTATGTGAGCCTGCACCGCTATGGCGAGTTGCCAGGCTGGCTGGCTGCCAGCGCCGTGGTGGCGCTCTGTGCGGCCTTGTCCTTGTACATGGCGCTGGTGGGCTGGGCCTGGGCGCGTTGGCGTCGCCGGGTCTGGTGGGCCGATGCCCTGTTGTTTGCCGGGCTGTGGTTGCTGGCCGAGATGGCGCGTGCGGTCATCCTCACCGGTTTTCCCTGGGGCGCCAGCGGTTACGGCATGCTGGAGGCGCCACTGGTCAGGTTCGCGCCGTGGCTGGGGGTGTATGGCCTCGGCTGCGTCTGGGCTCTGGGCGTGGCGCTGCTGGTCATGTCGGCGTGGGGCGGGGTGTCTGCCAGGGTGCGCCTTGGGGTGCCCGCGGCGATCCTGCTGGGTGTGTTGGCATTGCAGTTCATGCCCACGCAGGTCTTTACCCAGGCCCACGGTCGCTCCCTGAGCGTCACCTTGCTGCAAGGTAATGTGCCGCAGGACGAGAAATTCCTGTCCGAACGGCAGGTACCCATGCTGATCTGGCATGGGCAGCAGATCCTGTCGGCACAGGGGCAACTCGTTGTCGCACCTGAAACGGCCATTCCCATGCTGCCCATGCAGTTGCCTCCGGGCTACTGGGATCAGATCAGAAGCGGCTTTGGCCCGGGCAGCCATCGCTTTGCACTCATTGGTGTGCCCTTGGGTGACTTCGAGCGGGGCTACACCAACTCGGTGGCGGGCTTGTCTGCTGATGCGCTGGCGACGCCCGAGGGCATGTATCGTTACAACAAGCACCACCTGGTGCCGTTCGGTGAAGTCATCCCCTACGGCTTCCACTGGTTTGTGCGGATGATGAACATGCCCCTGGGGGATTTCAGCCGCGGGCCCCTGAATGCGCCGCCCTTTGCCGTGCTGGACCAGCGCGTGGCGCCCAATATCTGCTATGAGGATTTGTATGGCGAGGAGATCGCGGCGCGCTTCAAAGACGCTGCCTCGTCTCCCACGATCCTGGTCAACGTGAGCAACCTCGCGTGGTTCGGTGAGCGCGTGGCCATTTCTCAGCACCTGCAGATCGCCCGCATGCGCTCGCTGGAGTTCCAGTTGCCCACACTGCGGGCCACCAACACGGGCGCCACCGTCGTGATCGACCACACCGGCCGCGTGACGCACGCCTTGCCCACCAATACGCGTGGCGTGCTGGAGGCCTCTGTGCAGGGGCGCGCCGGGGTGACGCCCTTTGCCTGGTGGGCCTCTCGCTGGGGCTTGTGGCCCATGTTCGGGCTGGCCCTGGTGCTCATGGCGGGCGGGTGTGCAGGTGTGCGAAATCGCACGCCGCTGCCCCTCGGCGGGAACGGCCCCGTCATTCACTAG
- a CDS encoding GTP-binding protein, which produces MSLIPVTILTGFLGSGKTTLLKRVLTEAHGQRIAVIENEFGEENIDNDILVADTEEQIIQMSNGCICCTIREDLRDTLSDLAKQKRAGTLTFDRVVIETTGVADPGPVAQTFFMDDEIAELYLLDAIVTLVDAKHGDKQLDERQEARRQVGFADQIFMSKTDLVSPEEADALSHRIKHMNPRAPQKRVHFGDVPLKEVFDIKGFNLNAKLDIDPDFLKEDGHGHDHHHHDHDHEHGEHCNHPHHHAHDDDVKSFVYKATRPFNPTKLEDFLGSMVQIYGPRMLRYKGVLHVTGMDKKVVFQGVHQLMGSDVGPKWAPGETKISKMVFIGIDLPQDLFKAGLDQCLS; this is translated from the coding sequence ATGAGCCTGATTCCCGTCACCATCCTCACCGGTTTCCTGGGCAGCGGTAAGACCACCCTGCTCAAGCGCGTCCTCACCGAAGCCCACGGGCAGCGCATTGCTGTCATCGAAAACGAGTTCGGCGAAGAAAACATCGACAACGACATCCTGGTCGCCGACACCGAAGAGCAGATCATCCAGATGAGCAATGGCTGCATCTGCTGCACCATCCGGGAAGATCTGCGCGACACCTTGTCCGACCTGGCCAAGCAAAAGCGTGCCGGCACCCTGACTTTTGACCGCGTGGTGATCGAGACCACCGGCGTGGCTGACCCTGGCCCTGTCGCCCAGACCTTCTTCATGGACGACGAGATCGCCGAGCTGTACCTGCTGGACGCCATCGTCACCCTGGTGGACGCCAAGCACGGCGACAAGCAACTCGACGAGCGCCAGGAAGCGCGCCGCCAGGTGGGCTTTGCCGACCAGATCTTCATGAGCAAGACCGACCTGGTCAGCCCTGAAGAGGCCGATGCCCTCTCCCACCGCATCAAGCACATGAACCCGCGCGCGCCCCAGAAACGCGTGCATTTCGGGGACGTGCCGCTCAAGGAAGTCTTCGACATCAAGGGCTTCAACCTCAACGCCAAGCTCGACATCGACCCCGACTTCCTCAAGGAAGACGGCCATGGTCATGATCACCATCATCATGACCACGATCATGAGCATGGCGAGCACTGCAACCACCCGCATCACCACGCCCACGACGATGACGTCAAGTCCTTCGTCTACAAGGCCACCCGCCCCTTCAACCCCACCAAGCTGGAAGATTTCCTGGGCTCCATGGTCCAGATCTACGGCCCGCGCATGCTGCGCTACAAGGGCGTCCTGCACGTCACCGGCATGGACAAGAAGGTGGTATTCCAGGGCGTGCACCAGCTGATGGGCAGTGACGTGGGGCCCAAATGGGCGCCCGGCGAGACCAAAATCAGCAAGATGGTGTTCATTGGCATCGACCTGCCGCAGGACCTGTTCAAGGCCGGCCTGGACCAGTGCCTGTCCTGA
- a CDS encoding type III pantothenate kinase, whose product MSFLVIDIGNTRLKWGLYAQPAPGAELLAHGAVVLEDIDYLWELHWKNLMHKPQGMLGCVVAGEAIKKRVEEQLIEGWGLAPQWLSSSARAGGVVNGYEHPQRLGSDRWAAIIGARQRALKQDPANPPPVLAVMVGTAVTVDAVDQGGRFLGGLILPGFGLMYRALESGTAGLKVPTGEVQDFPTNTSDALMSGGTDAIAGAIERSLRRLRVQCGREPLLIMSGGAVTRLSHVEELPASVVENLIFEGLLTLAANASTPPAQP is encoded by the coding sequence ATGTCTTTTTTGGTCATCGATATTGGTAACACCCGCCTTAAATGGGGCCTGTATGCACAGCCCGCCCCAGGGGCCGAGTTGCTGGCACACGGCGCCGTTGTCCTGGAGGACATCGATTACCTCTGGGAGCTGCACTGGAAGAACCTGATGCACAAGCCCCAGGGCATGCTGGGCTGTGTGGTCGCCGGTGAGGCCATCAAGAAGCGTGTCGAAGAACAGCTGATCGAAGGTTGGGGCCTGGCGCCTCAGTGGCTGTCGTCCAGCGCCCGAGCGGGTGGGGTGGTGAATGGTTACGAGCACCCTCAGCGCCTGGGCTCCGACCGCTGGGCGGCCATCATCGGGGCGCGCCAGCGGGCTTTGAAGCAAGACCCGGCCAATCCCCCGCCGGTGCTGGCTGTCATGGTGGGCACCGCCGTGACCGTGGATGCCGTCGACCAAGGCGGGCGTTTCCTGGGTGGTTTGATCCTGCCGGGCTTTGGTTTGATGTACCGGGCCCTGGAAAGCGGCACCGCGGGCCTGAAAGTGCCCACAGGCGAGGTGCAGGACTTCCCCACCAACACCAGCGATGCGCTGATGAGCGGTGGCACCGATGCCATCGCCGGCGCCATCGAGCGCAGCTTGCGCCGCTTGCGTGTCCAGTGTGGTCGCGAGCCGCTGCTGATCATGTCGGGTGGCGCCGTCACCCGCTTGTCGCATGTCGAAGAGTTGCCGGCCAGCGTGGTCGAGAACCTCATCTTCGAGGGCCTGCTGACGCTGGCGGCGAACGCTTCGACACCGCCAGCGCAGCCCTGA
- a CDS encoding chalcone isomerase family protein — translation MKSFTRKLVLSVALAATLPAWAAVEIKGAKFNDTYQLANQALQLNGAGVRVKIVIDVYAAGLYVAHKEHNATALISQPGPKSMQIVLLRDLTGEDFADAMVKGFKKNNSDADVAKYQPKLDEIRALMMGFGQVKKGTSIHIDNTPGVGTRVLVDGVQKGPEMTGDDFYAALLRIWLGNSPVDSDLKEALIGSK, via the coding sequence ATGAAGTCCTTCACACGCAAGTTGGTTTTGTCCGTCGCCCTGGCCGCGACCTTGCCCGCATGGGCGGCCGTCGAGATCAAGGGCGCCAAATTCAATGACACCTACCAGCTGGCCAATCAAGCCTTGCAGCTCAACGGTGCGGGCGTGCGCGTGAAGATCGTGATCGATGTCTATGCCGCCGGCCTGTACGTGGCCCACAAGGAGCACAACGCCACCGCGCTCATCAGCCAGCCTGGCCCCAAGAGCATGCAGATCGTGCTGCTGCGCGACCTGACGGGCGAAGACTTTGCGGACGCCATGGTCAAGGGCTTCAAGAAGAACAACAGCGATGCCGACGTCGCCAAGTACCAGCCCAAGCTGGATGAGATCCGCGCGCTGATGATGGGGTTCGGTCAGGTCAAGAAGGGCACGTCCATCCACATCGACAACACCCCAGGGGTGGGCACGCGCGTGCTGGTTGATGGCGTACAGAAGGGCCCCGAGATGACGGGCGACGACTTCTACGCCGCCCTGTTGCGCATCTGGCTGGGCAACTCTCCGGTGGACTCCGACCTCAAGGAAGCCCTGATCGGCTCCAAGTAA
- a CDS encoding STAS domain-containing protein, which translates to MSKESGGFLRKVARFVANPTTDWTELDAPGSGTGESEYAKTEIKAMIERKRRNDFVRKRELDMLRKIRREGLSPDNALALSSPSNMDPDSRPQASSTRSDAAVKAKIDEIELQMVGGAGRPPALQPAAQPSMPGRLVDPATTAPNTLTVPAALRYDDEEPPQISQEVLDVARSSAPRMSANPASLNGLGGRSDDELAVHVMEVVHDPELDEAVIAFANADFDQCERCLLDLVQPGAPRHDQPETWLVLFDFYRTLDLQQKFDHLAVSFAQKFGVSAPQWYSLPQKVAAFLAHRDQSKTANKEAQQPAAAEAIVNTEPLPLDALPSARLEGWIAPDLIDAEAAARLRIEVLQMPRPWIMDWSQVQTVTPEGAGQLVQLMRQWARETQELIWIGAAHLLDVLGEASPSGVKDTDPAYWMLRLEILRLCNMPVQFDEVAIDYCVTYELSPPSWEHAACRVREQTDAIQAHTRPLSHVSEITTSFVESQLQDDEIEFIQVAALNLSGQLVGDIGQTLNQLDDQLSSSVTLEIDCEHLLRVDFIAAGDLLNWVLARRAEERQVVFLNPHRLIALFFGAMGINEHAKVKLQTT; encoded by the coding sequence ATGAGCAAGGAATCGGGCGGTTTCCTGCGCAAGGTCGCGCGCTTCGTTGCCAATCCCACCACGGATTGGACGGAGCTTGACGCGCCTGGCTCGGGTACTGGCGAAAGCGAATACGCCAAAACCGAAATCAAGGCCATGATCGAGCGCAAGCGGCGCAACGACTTCGTGCGCAAGCGCGAACTCGACATGCTGCGCAAGATCCGTCGCGAAGGCCTCAGCCCGGATAACGCGCTGGCCTTGAGCAGCCCGTCCAACATGGATCCGGACTCGCGCCCTCAGGCCAGCAGCACCCGCTCCGATGCAGCCGTGAAGGCCAAGATCGACGAGATCGAGTTGCAAATGGTGGGTGGCGCTGGCAGGCCGCCCGCGCTGCAACCGGCGGCCCAACCCTCCATGCCCGGCCGGCTGGTGGACCCAGCCACCACGGCCCCCAACACCCTCACGGTGCCGGCCGCCCTGCGCTACGACGACGAAGAGCCCCCACAGATTTCCCAGGAAGTGCTGGACGTGGCCCGGTCTTCTGCGCCACGCATGTCGGCCAACCCCGCTTCGCTCAACGGCCTCGGCGGCCGTTCGGACGACGAACTGGCTGTGCACGTCATGGAAGTCGTGCACGATCCGGAACTCGACGAGGCAGTCATCGCCTTTGCCAACGCCGATTTTGACCAATGCGAGCGTTGCCTGCTCGATCTGGTGCAACCGGGTGCACCGCGGCACGACCAACCCGAAACCTGGCTGGTCCTGTTCGACTTCTACCGTACGCTGGATCTGCAGCAGAAATTCGACCACCTCGCCGTGTCCTTCGCACAGAAGTTCGGCGTATCCGCCCCGCAGTGGTATTCGCTGCCGCAAAAAGTGGCCGCCTTCCTCGCGCACCGGGACCAGTCCAAGACGGCCAACAAGGAAGCGCAGCAGCCCGCCGCGGCTGAGGCCATCGTCAACACCGAACCCCTGCCTCTGGACGCCCTCCCCTCTGCACGGCTGGAGGGCTGGATTGCGCCTGACTTGATCGACGCCGAGGCTGCGGCCCGTTTGCGCATTGAAGTGTTGCAAATGCCCCGCCCATGGATCATGGACTGGAGCCAGGTGCAAACGGTCACGCCGGAAGGTGCCGGGCAACTGGTGCAACTGATGCGACAGTGGGCCCGCGAGACCCAGGAGCTGATCTGGATTGGCGCCGCCCACCTGCTGGACGTGCTGGGTGAAGCCTCTCCCTCTGGCGTCAAGGACACCGATCCCGCCTACTGGATGCTGCGACTGGAAATCCTGAGGCTGTGCAACATGCCGGTTCAGTTTGACGAAGTCGCCATCGACTACTGCGTCACCTACGAACTGTCGCCGCCCTCATGGGAGCACGCAGCATGCCGCGTGCGCGAACAGACCGATGCGATCCAGGCCCACACTCGCCCCTTGTCGCACGTCAGCGAGATCACGACCAGCTTCGTCGAATCCCAACTGCAGGACGACGAGATCGAGTTCATCCAGGTGGCCGCACTGAATCTGTCCGGCCAGCTCGTGGGCGACATCGGCCAGACCTTGAACCAGCTGGACGACCAGCTCAGCTCCAGCGTGACGCTGGAGATCGACTGCGAACACCTGCTGCGCGTGGACTTCATCGCGGCAGGCGACTTGCTCAACTGGGTACTGGCACGCCGAGCCGAAGAACGTCAGGTGGTCTTCCTGAACCCGCACCGGCTCATCGCCCTGTTCTTTGGCGCCATGGGCATCAACGAGCACGCCAAGGTCAAACTGCAAACGACCTGA
- a CDS encoding transporter associated domain-containing protein encodes MSEPSHSRPLKGDKHHAHPHKRERDQRSLFVRLVEFLSPGPDSTAELIETLADAEHRELIEPESRVMLEGVIRMASMTAGDVMVAVKRMDLLDIDSPYDALLGQVIETGHSRFPVFEGSRDNIIGMLMAKDLLKLQRAPELSLRTLLRTPVFVPESKGLNELLREFRSNRSHMAIVIDEFGKTAGLITIEDVLEEIVGEIEDEFDEEDRQSSIFTLADGSQRVAGDASIVSVNETFETNLPEEDFDTIGGLVAHELGRVPHRGEHVDIGGLRFTVMLARGGAVRWFKVTRAPDVTEPVEQ; translated from the coding sequence GTGTCCGAACCCTCCCATAGTCGGCCCCTCAAGGGCGACAAACATCATGCGCATCCCCACAAGCGGGAGCGTGATCAACGCAGCCTGTTCGTTCGCCTGGTGGAATTCCTTTCCCCAGGGCCGGACTCCACGGCCGAGTTGATCGAAACCCTGGCTGATGCCGAACACCGAGAGCTGATCGAGCCCGAATCCCGCGTGATGCTGGAGGGCGTGATCCGCATGGCCAGCATGACCGCTGGCGACGTGATGGTCGCCGTCAAGCGCATGGATCTGCTGGACATCGACTCACCTTACGACGCCTTGCTGGGCCAGGTGATTGAAACCGGTCACTCTCGTTTCCCTGTTTTCGAGGGGTCGCGCGACAACATCATCGGCATGCTCATGGCCAAGGACCTGCTCAAGCTGCAGCGGGCACCCGAGCTCAGCTTGCGCACCTTGTTGCGTACGCCGGTGTTCGTGCCGGAGTCCAAGGGGCTCAATGAGCTGCTGCGTGAGTTCCGCTCGAATCGCAGTCACATGGCCATCGTGATCGACGAGTTCGGCAAGACGGCCGGGCTGATCACGATTGAAGACGTGCTCGAGGAAATCGTCGGCGAGATCGAAGACGAGTTCGACGAGGAAGACCGCCAGTCGAGCATCTTCACGCTGGCAGATGGCAGCCAGCGGGTGGCCGGCGATGCCTCCATCGTCTCGGTGAACGAGACCTTCGAGACGAACCTGCCCGAAGAGGATTTCGACACCATCGGTGGCCTGGTCGCGCATGAACTGGGGCGGGTGCCGCACCGGGGCGAGCACGTGGACATCGGCGGCTTGCGTTTTACCGTCATGCTGGCGCGTGGCGGGGCCGTGCGCTGGTTCAAGGTGACACGTGCGCCTGACGTGACCGAGCCCGTCGAGCAGTGA